The following are encoded together in the Pseudomonas sediminis genome:
- the polA gene encoding DNA polymerase I — protein MSQAPLILVDGSSYLYRAFHALPPLTTSKGMPTGAVKGVLNMLKSLRKQYPDSPFAVVFDAKGGTFRDELFAEYKANRPSMPDELRVQVEPLHASVRALGLPLLCVEGVEADDVIGTLARQAAGEKRNVVISTGDKDMAQLVCPHVTLVNTMTGSVYDADGVKEKFGVGPELIIDYLALMGDKVDNIPGVPGVGEKTALGLLVGIGGGLDVLYANLDKVPELAIRGAKGLPAKLEEHREMAYLSYQLATIKTDVPLNIEIESLHPGEPDQAALVELYGELEFKNWLDDLLRQNKALAAKAAAPAGDLFAEPTGDTVEETAEPAPASSGDYQLVLEQAQFDAWLKKLEQAELIAFDSETTSIDAQQAQLVGLSFAVKAGEAAYVPLAHSYMGVPQQLDRDAVLKALKPILEDPAKAKVGQHAKYDINVLANASTPITVQGVAFDTMLESYVLDSTATRHDMDSLALKYLNHSTIRFEDIAGKGAKQLTFDQIALEQAGPYAAEDADVTLRLHQELWGRLEAVPSLAKVLRDIEIPLVPVLARIERNGALVDAKLLGEQSVELGEKLVELERKAFEIAGEEFNLASPKQLGVILYEKLGYPVISKTAKGQPSTAEAVLAELAEQDFELPKMLMQYRSLSKLKSTYTDKLPEQINPRTGRIHTSYHQAVAATGRLSSSDPNLQNIPIRTAEGRRIRQAFVAPKGYKLMAADYSQIELRIMAHLAKDEGLLDAFRHDLDVHKATAAEVFGVALEEVTSDQRRKAKAINFGLIYGMSAFGLAKQIDVERKEAQAYIDRYFARYPGVLTYMESTRAQAAEQGYVETVYGRRLYLPEIHAQNQAMRKGAERAAINAPMQGTAADIIKRAMIAVDSWLQDSGIDARIIMQVHDELVLEVREELIDEVSAKLKSLMSSAADLDVPLLVEVGVGANWDEAH, from the coding sequence ATGAGCCAAGCTCCCCTCATTCTGGTCGACGGTTCCTCTTATCTGTACCGCGCCTTCCACGCCCTGCCGCCGCTGACAACTTCCAAGGGCATGCCCACCGGAGCGGTGAAGGGCGTGCTGAACATGCTCAAGAGCCTGCGCAAACAGTACCCGGACAGCCCCTTTGCCGTGGTTTTCGACGCCAAGGGGGGCACCTTCCGCGATGAGCTATTCGCCGAGTACAAGGCCAATCGTCCGTCCATGCCGGACGAGTTGCGCGTCCAGGTTGAGCCGCTGCATGCCAGCGTGCGTGCCCTGGGCTTGCCGCTGCTGTGCGTCGAAGGCGTCGAAGCCGATGACGTGATCGGTACCTTGGCCCGTCAGGCAGCCGGGGAAAAGCGCAACGTGGTCATCTCCACTGGTGACAAGGACATGGCGCAGTTGGTCTGCCCGCACGTTACGCTGGTCAACACCATGACGGGAAGCGTCTACGATGCCGATGGCGTAAAGGAGAAATTCGGTGTCGGCCCTGAGCTGATCATCGACTACCTGGCGCTGATGGGCGACAAGGTCGACAACATTCCGGGTGTGCCTGGTGTCGGTGAGAAAACCGCTTTGGGCTTGCTGGTTGGTATCGGCGGCGGCCTCGACGTGCTCTACGCCAACCTCGACAAGGTGCCCGAGCTGGCGATCCGTGGCGCCAAGGGTCTGCCAGCCAAGCTCGAAGAGCATCGCGAGATGGCTTACCTGTCCTATCAGCTGGCGACCATCAAGACCGACGTGCCGCTGAATATCGAGATCGAGTCGCTGCATCCCGGCGAACCGGATCAGGCCGCGCTGGTGGAGCTTTACGGCGAGCTGGAGTTCAAGAATTGGCTGGATGACCTGCTGCGCCAGAATAAGGCGCTGGCTGCCAAGGCTGCTGCGCCGGCTGGCGATCTGTTCGCCGAGCCGACTGGTGACACCGTTGAGGAAACCGCCGAGCCAGCGCCAGCCAGCAGCGGCGATTATCAGCTGGTACTGGAGCAGGCGCAGTTCGATGCCTGGCTGAAAAAGCTGGAGCAGGCCGAGCTGATCGCCTTCGACAGCGAGACCACCAGCATCGACGCCCAGCAGGCGCAGTTGGTCGGTCTGTCCTTCGCGGTCAAGGCCGGCGAGGCGGCGTACGTGCCGCTGGCGCATTCCTACATGGGCGTGCCGCAGCAGCTCGACCGCGACGCGGTGCTCAAGGCGCTCAAGCCGATCCTCGAAGACCCGGCCAAGGCCAAGGTCGGCCAGCACGCCAAGTACGACATCAACGTCCTGGCTAACGCCAGCACACCGATCACGGTGCAGGGCGTGGCCTTCGACACCATGCTCGAATCCTACGTGCTGGACTCCACCGCCACCCGTCACGACATGGACAGCCTGGCGCTGAAGTACCTGAACCACAGCACCATCCGCTTCGAGGACATCGCCGGCAAGGGTGCCAAGCAGCTGACCTTCGACCAGATTGCCCTGGAACAAGCCGGCCCGTACGCCGCCGAGGATGCCGACGTGACCTTGCGTCTGCATCAGGAACTGTGGGGACGCCTCGAAGCTGTGCCGTCCCTGGCCAAGGTGCTGCGCGACATCGAAATCCCGTTGGTACCGGTGCTGGCGCGCATCGAGCGCAACGGCGCGCTGGTCGATGCCAAGCTGCTCGGCGAGCAGAGTGTCGAGCTGGGCGAGAAACTGGTGGAGCTGGAGCGCAAGGCGTTCGAGATCGCCGGTGAGGAATTCAATCTGGCCTCACCCAAGCAACTCGGCGTGATCCTCTACGAAAAGCTCGGTTACCCGGTGATCAGCAAGACTGCCAAGGGCCAACCCTCCACCGCCGAAGCGGTGCTGGCAGAACTGGCCGAGCAGGATTTCGAACTGCCCAAGATGCTGATGCAGTACCGCAGCCTGAGCAAGCTCAAGAGCACCTACACCGACAAGCTGCCGGAGCAGATCAACCCGCGCACCGGGCGTATCCATACCAGCTATCACCAGGCGGTCGCCGCCACTGGCCGCCTGTCCTCCAGTGACCCGAACCTGCAGAACATCCCGATCCGCACTGCAGAAGGCCGACGCATCCGTCAGGCTTTCGTTGCGCCCAAGGGCTACAAGCTGATGGCGGCGGACTATTCGCAGATCGAGCTGCGCATCATGGCTCACCTGGCCAAGGACGAAGGCCTGCTGGACGCCTTCCGCCATGACCTGGACGTACACAAGGCCACGGCTGCCGAAGTGTTCGGCGTGGCGCTGGAAGAGGTGACCAGCGACCAGCGGCGCAAGGCCAAGGCCATCAACTTCGGCCTGATCTATGGCATGAGCGCCTTCGGTCTGGCCAAGCAGATCGATGTCGAACGCAAGGAAGCGCAGGCCTACATCGATCGTTACTTCGCCCGTTATCCGGGCGTGCTGACCTACATGGAAAGCACCCGCGCCCAGGCCGCCGAGCAGGGTTATGTGGAGACGGTCTACGGCCGTCGCCTGTACCTGCCGGAAATCCATGCGCAGAACCAGGCCATGCGCAAGGGCGCCGAGCGCGCGGCGATCAACGCGCCGATGCAGGGCACCGCTGCGGACATCATCAAGCGCGCCATGATCGCCGTGGACAGCTGGCTGCAGGACAGCGGCATCGATGCACGCATCATCATGCAGGTGCACGACGAACT